One Mycolicibacterium goodii genomic region harbors:
- a CDS encoding acyl-CoA dehydrogenase family protein yields MTDVANPEQMLFASTAQAFLEKEVPLSRVRQLHAEGRSFDLEWWRRAAELGWAGLLVPEELGGGSVSGNGVADLALLAEQAGRTVAPGPLHPVSVVLAGLIEAAENHEQTIESLVSGDALASWAVYEPGRPWAPLEPALTATPTDTGYRLDGVKDRIEAGADSSVLLVVAVCERAVRQFLVPADAPGLTVASQPSIDLVKRHARATFDGVEVDASAVVGTAERTAAIIERQCQIASVLQCAETVGVLDTVLGFTTQWAFDRHSFGRPLASYQALKHRFADLKIWFEACRATTAAAVKSVAQRSDDAALNASVAKSYVGQQAPAMLQDCIQLHGGIGVTWEHDLHLFLRRATLNRSMFGTPEDHNQRVYALTTQLESA; encoded by the coding sequence ATGACTGATGTGGCCAATCCGGAACAGATGCTGTTCGCCTCCACCGCGCAGGCGTTCCTGGAGAAAGAGGTCCCGCTGAGCCGCGTGCGCCAGTTGCACGCCGAGGGAAGGTCGTTCGACCTCGAGTGGTGGCGGCGCGCCGCCGAGTTGGGGTGGGCCGGCCTGCTGGTCCCAGAGGAACTCGGCGGTGGCAGTGTGTCCGGCAACGGCGTCGCCGACCTCGCCCTGCTTGCCGAGCAGGCGGGGCGCACCGTCGCACCCGGGCCACTGCACCCGGTCAGCGTCGTACTGGCCGGGCTCATCGAGGCGGCCGAGAACCACGAGCAGACAATCGAATCCCTCGTGTCCGGGGATGCGCTGGCGTCGTGGGCGGTGTACGAACCAGGCCGGCCCTGGGCGCCACTGGAACCAGCGCTGACCGCTACCCCGACCGACACCGGATACCGTCTCGACGGCGTCAAGGACCGGATCGAGGCAGGCGCCGACAGTTCGGTGCTGCTCGTGGTTGCGGTCTGTGAGCGCGCGGTGCGCCAGTTCCTGGTCCCCGCCGATGCACCGGGACTGACCGTTGCGTCCCAGCCGTCGATCGACCTCGTCAAACGGCATGCCCGCGCCACATTCGACGGTGTCGAGGTCGACGCGTCGGCCGTCGTCGGCACGGCCGAGCGAACGGCCGCGATCATCGAACGGCAGTGTCAGATCGCCTCGGTCCTGCAGTGCGCCGAGACGGTCGGCGTGCTGGACACCGTGCTCGGGTTCACCACGCAGTGGGCGTTCGACCGGCACTCGTTCGGCCGCCCGCTCGCGTCGTACCAGGCGCTCAAGCATCGGTTTGCAGACCTCAAGATCTGGTTCGAGGCGTGCCGCGCCACGACCGCCGCCGCTGTCAAATCCGTCGCGCAGCGCTCCGATGACGCCGCGCTCAACGCGAGCGTCGCGAAATCCTATGTGGGCCAACAAGCGCCGGCGATGCTGCAGGACTGTATCCAGCTGCACGGCGGTATCGGGGTGACGTGGGAGCACGACCTGCACCTGTTCCTGCGCCGGGCCACCCTGAACCGCTCGATGTTCGGCACCCCCGAGGACCACAACCAGCGTGTGTACGCCCTGACCACCCAATTGGAGTCCGCCTGA
- a CDS encoding DUF885 domain-containing protein: MARATTAVDGIAERYLDTYARLDPCAATELGITGHDDDITDYSPDGVAARAEAARATLRELDGAEPVDDVDVVTVAAMRERLGIAVELHDAGLDIGELNVIASPLQSMRDVFDLMAVDTDDDWAVISARLGRIPERVQGYAEALRARVAIGDAPAIRQVRRGIAQTEQIQKLFVDMVSGAPDSAPVEELRARAAAAAEAYRSLGTVLRDDIAPHARQSDACGRDAYRLLSRAFLGTGTDLDESYEWGLSLLDAIVAEQETIAQELYPGATVAETLRRLDEEPRYIVTGTDALQAWMQDLSDRAVESLAGTHFDIDGPLRRLECRIAPTQTGGIYYTGPSEDWSRPGRMWWSVPAGVDQFHTWQETTTVFHEGVPGHHLQIGRAVALADQLNRWRRLGCWVSGHGEGWALYAERLMAELGWLDDPGNRMGMLDAQRFRAARVVIDIGVHCGLTAPDGEVWDAERAWNFLTSHSAMAEENLQFELDRYLGWPGQAPSYAIGQRIWHELREDSLRRGLTMREFHSRALDLGGLPLDVLRSALAA; encoded by the coding sequence TTGGCTAGGGCGACGACCGCGGTCGACGGGATCGCCGAACGCTACCTCGACACCTATGCACGTCTGGACCCCTGCGCCGCAACCGAACTCGGGATCACCGGGCACGACGACGACATCACCGACTACTCCCCCGACGGGGTGGCGGCCCGCGCCGAGGCCGCCCGGGCGACGCTGCGTGAACTCGACGGTGCCGAACCGGTCGACGACGTCGATGTCGTGACCGTCGCCGCGATGCGCGAACGCCTGGGCATCGCGGTCGAATTGCACGATGCGGGCCTGGATATCGGTGAGCTGAACGTGATCGCCTCGCCACTGCAGTCGATGCGCGATGTGTTCGACCTCATGGCCGTCGACACCGACGACGACTGGGCGGTGATCTCCGCGCGCCTGGGCCGGATTCCCGAGCGGGTGCAGGGATACGCCGAGGCGCTGCGTGCCCGCGTGGCGATCGGTGACGCGCCGGCCATCCGCCAGGTCCGGCGCGGCATCGCCCAGACCGAGCAGATCCAGAAACTGTTCGTGGACATGGTGTCCGGCGCGCCCGATTCGGCGCCGGTCGAGGAGTTGCGTGCCCGTGCCGCGGCCGCAGCCGAGGCCTACCGGTCACTGGGCACGGTCCTGCGCGACGACATCGCGCCGCATGCGCGGCAGTCCGACGCGTGCGGTCGCGACGCATACCGCCTGCTGTCGCGGGCGTTTCTCGGCACCGGGACCGACCTCGACGAGTCCTACGAGTGGGGGCTGAGCCTGCTCGATGCCATCGTCGCGGAACAGGAAACGATCGCGCAGGAGCTCTATCCGGGTGCCACGGTCGCCGAGACGTTGCGGCGCCTCGACGAGGAACCGCGGTACATCGTCACCGGCACCGACGCCCTGCAGGCGTGGATGCAGGACCTGTCCGACCGCGCCGTGGAGTCGCTGGCGGGAACACATTTCGACATCGATGGTCCGCTGCGCAGGCTCGAATGTCGTATCGCGCCGACGCAGACCGGTGGCATCTACTACACGGGCCCGTCGGAGGACTGGAGCCGTCCGGGCCGGATGTGGTGGTCGGTGCCCGCTGGGGTCGACCAGTTCCACACCTGGCAGGAAACCACGACCGTCTTCCACGAAGGGGTGCCGGGACACCACCTGCAGATCGGCCGTGCGGTCGCGCTGGCCGACCAACTCAACCGGTGGCGCCGGTTGGGGTGCTGGGTCTCGGGCCACGGCGAGGGCTGGGCGCTGTACGCCGAGCGCCTCATGGCCGAGCTGGGCTGGCTCGATGACCCGGGCAACCGTATGGGCATGCTCGACGCGCAGCGCTTCCGGGCTGCCCGCGTCGTCATCGACATCGGTGTGCACTGTGGGCTCACCGCGCCCGACGGCGAGGTCTGGGACGCCGAACGGGCGTGGAACTTCCTGACCTCGCATTCGGCGATGGCCGAGGAGAACCTGCAGTTCGAACTGGACCGCTACCTCGGCTGGCCGGGCCAGGCGCCGTCGTACGCCATCGGCCAGCGGATCTGGCACGAACTGCGCGAGGACAGCCTGCGACGTGGGCTCACCATGCGCGAATTCCACAGCCGTGCGCTCGATCTGGGCGGACTCCCGCTCGACGTGTTGCGATCGGCACTGGCAGCATGA
- the ypfJ gene encoding KPN_02809 family neutral zinc metallopeptidase, translated as MTFNEGMQIDTSTTSSSGGRRGPGRGMAIGGGLGGLLIVVLALFLGVDPGQVLPSQQQMDSEGAQDGGFDLSQCRTGADANRIVQCRVVATGNSVDGVWQQLLQGYQRPQVRLFTGQVNTGCGPATSDVGPFYCPVDKTAYFDTDFFEVLKTQFGSSGGPLAQEYVVAHEFGHHVQNLLGVLGRAQRDPEGATGAGVRTELQADCYAGVWAHYASTTRQESTGVPFLEPLSDKDIADALSAAASVGDDRIQQSATGRVNPEAWTHGSSAQRQKWFTEGYRTGDPNKCDTFATNDLG; from the coding sequence ATGACCTTCAACGAAGGTATGCAGATCGACACGAGCACCACCTCGAGCAGTGGTGGACGCCGTGGTCCCGGCCGCGGTATGGCCATCGGAGGAGGTCTGGGCGGCCTGCTGATCGTCGTGCTCGCGTTGTTCCTCGGCGTGGACCCCGGCCAGGTGCTGCCGTCGCAGCAGCAAATGGACTCCGAGGGCGCGCAGGACGGGGGTTTCGATCTGAGCCAGTGCAGGACCGGCGCGGACGCCAACCGGATCGTGCAGTGCCGCGTCGTGGCGACGGGGAACTCGGTCGACGGGGTCTGGCAGCAATTGCTGCAGGGCTATCAGCGGCCACAGGTGCGCCTGTTCACCGGCCAGGTCAACACCGGGTGCGGTCCCGCCACCAGCGACGTGGGACCCTTCTACTGCCCGGTCGACAAGACCGCGTACTTCGACACCGACTTCTTCGAGGTGCTCAAGACCCAGTTCGGTTCCAGCGGCGGGCCGCTCGCGCAGGAGTACGTGGTCGCGCATGAGTTCGGCCATCACGTGCAGAATCTGCTCGGCGTGCTGGGCCGCGCACAACGCGATCCGGAGGGCGCGACCGGCGCGGGCGTGCGCACCGAACTGCAGGCCGACTGCTATGCGGGCGTGTGGGCTCATTACGCGTCCACCACCCGCCAGGAGAGCACCGGCGTCCCGTTCCTGGAGCCGTTGAGCGACAAGGACATCGCCGATGCGTTGTCTGCCGCGGCATCGGTGGGCGATGACCGCATCCAGCAGTCCGCGACGGGCCGCGTGAACCCCGAGGCGTGGACACACGGCTCGTCGGCACAGCGCCAGAAATGGTTCACCGAGGGCTACCGGACCGGTGACCCCAACAAGTGCGACACGTTCGCGACGAACGACCTTGGCTAG
- a CDS encoding SRPBCC family protein, translating into MARTRECDRVDLDFIDRAPFRFVSTVNLTITPEQLFEVLADETSWPQWATVITDVEWTSPQPRGVGTTRTVRMRGNIVGHEEFLAWEPFTHMAFRFNSTTSNAISAFAEDYRVVETPQGCHLTWVMAIKPSGLAGRLGMLLGKPVMAWLFQRFLHNLRRYSDARYPVS; encoded by the coding sequence ATGGCCCGCACCCGCGAGTGTGACCGTGTCGACCTGGACTTCATCGACCGTGCACCGTTCCGCTTCGTGAGCACCGTCAACCTCACCATCACCCCTGAGCAGTTGTTCGAGGTGCTCGCGGACGAGACGTCGTGGCCGCAGTGGGCGACGGTGATCACCGACGTCGAATGGACCAGTCCGCAACCGCGCGGTGTCGGCACCACGCGCACGGTCCGCATGCGCGGCAACATCGTCGGTCACGAGGAGTTCCTGGCTTGGGAGCCGTTCACCCACATGGCGTTTCGGTTCAACTCCACGACGTCGAATGCGATCTCGGCGTTCGCCGAGGACTACCGCGTGGTCGAGACCCCGCAGGGATGTCACCTGACGTGGGTGATGGCGATCAAACCCAGCGGCCTCGCAGGCCGGCTCGGGATGCTGCTGGGCAAGCCCGTGATGGCGTGGCTGTTCCAACGGTTCCTGCACAACCTGCGTCGCTACAGCGACGCACGTTATCCGGTCTCCTGA
- a CDS encoding carboxylesterase/lipase family protein — MSVVAEHSTIAHTSLGRLRGTLESGVSVWRGVPYAQQPLGDLRFRAPQPLRPWSGIRDAVEHGPLPLQGRSFVGGGRDDPKVRDEACLTLTVWSPDTGGALPVMVWIPGGAFVYGAGQFQLYNGSRLAANGNVVVVNVTYRIGVFGGFELSALGDGADDDFADNLCLRDQMAALRWVRDNIAAFGGDPRRVTVFGESAGATSVLALLATPAAEGLFARAIAQSPALPLIADREIRADQARRFLELVGADASELRGLPQRRLRRAAGQVQLESAQRTPTLAYGLTHGTDLLPRHPIEAARAGQVLAVPLIIGTNSHEASMFAWGKPPMLPTTVAGVESYFRRNHADARDRVLAAYPAFPRRRALIAFGSDVMFGAPTWAFNDAYSAHAPTHVYRFDHTTWTLRALGLGATHGSEIVHVHHSYSSYLGRKLHPLGRHLPPSVGRRMQRTWLDFARAEIADWPFYDSHHRLTRVIRSTRDTTVADPDALRRAAWEGLY, encoded by the coding sequence GTGTCGGTCGTCGCGGAACATTCGACCATCGCCCACACCTCGCTGGGGCGGCTGCGCGGAACGTTGGAAAGCGGAGTCAGCGTCTGGCGGGGAGTTCCGTATGCCCAGCAGCCCCTCGGTGATCTGCGGTTCCGGGCGCCGCAGCCGCTCAGGCCGTGGTCGGGGATCCGTGACGCCGTCGAGCACGGCCCTTTGCCGCTGCAGGGCCGCTCCTTCGTCGGAGGAGGTCGCGACGACCCGAAGGTCCGCGACGAGGCCTGCCTGACCCTCACCGTGTGGTCGCCCGACACCGGCGGGGCGCTGCCGGTGATGGTGTGGATCCCCGGCGGGGCGTTCGTCTACGGCGCGGGCCAGTTCCAGCTGTACAACGGCTCGCGGCTCGCCGCCAACGGCAACGTTGTCGTCGTCAACGTCACCTACCGGATCGGCGTGTTCGGTGGGTTCGAACTGAGCGCACTCGGGGACGGCGCCGACGACGATTTTGCCGACAACCTGTGTCTACGCGACCAGATGGCGGCGCTGCGCTGGGTCCGCGACAACATCGCCGCGTTCGGCGGCGACCCGCGCCGGGTCACGGTGTTCGGTGAATCCGCCGGTGCCACATCCGTGTTGGCGCTGCTGGCCACCCCTGCCGCGGAAGGGCTGTTCGCGCGGGCCATCGCGCAGAGCCCGGCGCTGCCGTTGATCGCCGACCGCGAGATCCGCGCCGACCAGGCACGTCGCTTCCTCGAACTCGTCGGCGCCGACGCGTCCGAGCTCCGAGGGCTGCCGCAGCGGCGGCTGCGCCGCGCGGCCGGTCAGGTACAGCTGGAGAGTGCGCAACGCACGCCCACGCTGGCGTACGGTCTGACGCACGGCACGGACCTGCTGCCGCGGCACCCGATCGAGGCCGCGCGCGCCGGGCAGGTGCTTGCGGTCCCGTTGATCATCGGCACCAACAGCCACGAGGCGTCGATGTTCGCGTGGGGTAAGCCACCGATGCTGCCGACCACCGTGGCCGGCGTCGAAAGCTACTTCCGGCGAAACCACGCCGACGCGAGGGACCGCGTGCTGGCCGCCTATCCGGCGTTCCCGCGCCGCCGGGCGCTGATCGCGTTCGGATCCGACGTCATGTTCGGCGCGCCGACGTGGGCCTTCAACGACGCGTACAGCGCGCACGCGCCGACGCACGTGTACCGGTTCGACCACACGACCTGGACGTTGCGGGCGCTCGGCCTCGGCGCCACCCACGGCAGCGAGATCGTCCACGTCCACCACAGCTACAGTTCGTATCTTGGCCGCAAGCTGCATCCGCTGGGTCGGCACCTCCCGCCGTCTGTCGGCAGACGCATGCAGCGCACATGGCTGGATTTCGCCCGCGCCGAGATCGCGGACTGGCCGTTCTACGACAGTCACCACCGCCTCACGCGCGTGATCCGCTCGACACGCGACACCACGGTCGCCGATCCCGATGCACTTCGGCGCGCGGCGTGGGAGGGGCTGTACTGA
- a CDS encoding LLM class flavin-dependent oxidoreductase, translating into MTEWFLFLPQVRLEVGDIVDRAQVAEASGFDGVAFIDHLEAPGATHQGIWEAMTIATWVAARTERLRIGHLVLCDAFRHPAVLAKQAVTLSAASDGRFELGLGSGSWPQEFTRFGIDGGDDAAVRVDRFERNLALLRDHWSTDGVRAQLPPPRHDIPLVIGGTGRRTMGLVRRYADWWNIPSHRLDRLPELLPTIGRARASLQQMVGFVGRDADPAAVTARSTRLFGHLGSGLVCGDAAELVDHFAGLVAQGIERFYVWFSDSAAPQTISEFAETVMKTAQKGTI; encoded by the coding sequence ATGACCGAGTGGTTCCTGTTCCTGCCGCAGGTGCGGCTGGAGGTCGGCGACATCGTCGACCGTGCGCAGGTGGCCGAGGCCAGCGGATTCGACGGCGTGGCGTTCATCGACCATCTCGAGGCGCCGGGTGCGACGCACCAGGGCATCTGGGAGGCGATGACGATTGCGACGTGGGTCGCCGCGCGCACCGAGCGGCTGCGCATCGGGCATCTGGTGCTGTGCGACGCGTTCCGGCATCCCGCGGTTCTCGCCAAGCAGGCCGTCACGCTGTCCGCGGCCAGCGACGGCCGGTTCGAACTCGGCCTCGGGTCGGGCTCCTGGCCCCAGGAATTCACGCGCTTCGGCATCGACGGCGGTGACGACGCCGCCGTGCGTGTCGACCGGTTCGAACGCAACCTGGCGCTGCTGCGCGACCACTGGTCCACCGACGGCGTCCGTGCACAGCTCCCACCGCCGAGGCATGACATTCCATTGGTCATCGGCGGAACCGGTAGACGCACAATGGGTTTGGTGCGTCGATACGCCGACTGGTGGAACATCCCGTCACACCGGCTCGACCGGTTACCCGAACTGCTGCCCACCATCGGCCGGGCGCGGGCATCGCTGCAGCAGATGGTGGGCTTCGTCGGGCGCGATGCCGATCCTGCCGCGGTCACCGCGCGCAGCACCCGGTTGTTCGGTCACCTGGGCTCCGGTCTGGTGTGCGGCGACGCCGCCGAACTCGTCGACCACTTCGCCGGACTTGTCGCGCAGGGAATCGAGCGTTTCTACGTGTGGTTCTCTGATTCCGCGGCGCCACAGACCATTTCCGAGTTCGCCGAAACCGTCATGAAGACGGCACAGAAAGGGACAATATGA
- a CDS encoding acyl-CoA thioesterase, whose amino-acid sequence MTTESTESTEPAQATRWTLQMLLDLFEAEPAGENRFTAPTGVAGTDERQVVEGTQVLAQAVVAAAKRFPDKSVRSVQAVFARAVLVGPPVDLELDVVSEGRSTATAVVTASQNGKRCMTFTVFTDVPSADVIRHHLPRPEVTGPADAKVSHMPMDGRELRLVDVVDVNSPDEVGPPELYAWLHYDPIPERDDLAKALLAYFTGHLGISTTMRAHEGIGTAQAHLTVSTAPMTVNVSFHEPVTWDGWLLYSHESTQVGAGMSYVRGTVHTESGDLIASFSQDAMIRPLRTVDTNISANARL is encoded by the coding sequence ATGACCACGGAGTCCACCGAGTCCACAGAACCTGCGCAGGCCACCCGCTGGACGTTGCAGATGCTGCTGGATCTGTTCGAGGCCGAACCGGCCGGCGAGAACCGCTTCACGGCGCCGACCGGCGTCGCGGGTACCGACGAGCGCCAGGTGGTCGAGGGCACCCAGGTGCTCGCGCAGGCGGTTGTCGCTGCGGCGAAACGCTTTCCGGACAAGTCGGTGCGCTCGGTGCAGGCCGTGTTCGCGCGCGCGGTGCTCGTCGGCCCGCCCGTCGACCTCGAACTCGATGTCGTCAGCGAGGGTCGCTCGACCGCGACCGCCGTCGTCACGGCGTCGCAGAACGGCAAGCGCTGCATGACGTTCACGGTGTTCACCGATGTACCGTCGGCCGATGTCATCCGGCACCACCTGCCCCGTCCCGAGGTCACCGGCCCGGCCGACGCCAAGGTCTCGCACATGCCCATGGACGGGCGCGAACTGCGCCTGGTCGACGTGGTCGACGTCAACAGCCCCGACGAGGTGGGGCCGCCGGAACTCTACGCGTGGCTGCACTACGACCCGATCCCCGAGCGTGACGATCTGGCCAAGGCGCTGCTCGCGTATTTCACCGGTCACCTCGGGATTTCGACCACCATGCGGGCCCACGAGGGAATCGGCACCGCACAAGCGCATCTCACGGTGTCCACCGCGCCGATGACCGTCAACGTGAGCTTTCACGAACCCGTCACGTGGGACGGCTGGCTGCTCTACTCGCACGAGAGCACGCAGGTGGGCGCGGGCATGTCCTACGTGCGCGGCACGGTGCACACGGAGAGTGGCGACCTCATCGCGTCGTTCAGCCAGGACGCGATGATCCGGCCGCTACGCACGGTCGACACGAACATCTCGGCGAACGCGCGGCTGTAG
- a CDS encoding TetR/AcrR family transcriptional regulator has protein sequence MARSTPRSPDGVRVDPGSAEDRTGRFMRSALSILGETGRTDFTVLEVVERSKTSLRSFYQHFSTKDELLLALIDKIMAESTQRWRTDTAALPGPEALRVLIEKITAPASSSTQDSINRGLTYYNDHLAESLPREYARVLAPLHDLIRDIVRRGMADGDFEPSVEVDPTSALILQSVLGAMRLRSLGVELNGAPIEGPHIFDFCIRSLSNPGHPR, from the coding sequence ATGGCCAGATCGACGCCGCGATCACCGGACGGCGTGCGGGTCGACCCCGGATCCGCCGAGGATCGCACCGGCCGGTTCATGAGGTCGGCGCTGTCGATCCTCGGCGAGACCGGTCGCACAGACTTCACGGTCCTGGAGGTCGTGGAGCGGTCGAAAACCTCATTGCGATCCTTCTACCAGCATTTTTCGACCAAGGACGAACTGCTGCTGGCGCTGATCGACAAGATCATGGCCGAGTCGACCCAGCGGTGGCGTACCGACACCGCGGCCCTTCCCGGACCTGAGGCGTTGCGCGTGCTCATCGAGAAGATCACCGCTCCGGCGTCGTCGAGCACGCAAGACAGCATCAACCGCGGTCTCACGTACTACAACGATCACCTCGCCGAGTCACTGCCGCGCGAGTACGCGCGCGTCCTGGCACCGCTGCACGACCTGATTCGCGACATCGTGCGACGCGGCATGGCCGACGGCGATTTCGAGCCGAGCGTCGAGGTCGACCCCACATCGGCGCTGATCCTGCAGTCGGTGCTGGGCGCCATGCGACTGCGCTCGCTGGGGGTCGAACTCAACGGCGCACCCATCGAAGGTCCGCACATCTTCGACTTCTGCATACGCAGCCTGTCGAACCCTGGACACCCCCGCTGA
- a CDS encoding DinB family protein, protein MEPADDPIEPDTKDWTWVLHRACQECGFNPSALHHTAVANHIRDDATAWVQRLNRSDVTVRTRPGMWSVLEYGCHIRDVHRIFDHRVQLMLTETDPRFPNWDQDATAVADDYASQDPLVVATELYDAATVVADRYDGVPDDAWSRRGLRSNGSEFTVATIALYHLHDIVHHAHDVASM, encoded by the coding sequence ATGGAACCCGCCGACGACCCCATCGAACCCGACACCAAGGACTGGACCTGGGTGCTGCACCGGGCGTGCCAGGAGTGTGGGTTCAATCCGTCGGCTCTGCACCACACCGCGGTGGCGAACCACATCCGCGATGACGCCACGGCCTGGGTGCAACGACTCAACCGGTCCGATGTCACGGTGCGCACCAGACCGGGCATGTGGTCGGTCCTGGAGTATGGCTGCCACATCCGCGACGTGCACCGCATCTTCGACCACCGGGTGCAGCTGATGCTCACCGAGACCGACCCCCGGTTCCCGAACTGGGACCAGGACGCCACGGCCGTCGCCGACGACTACGCGTCGCAGGATCCCTTGGTGGTCGCCACCGAGTTGTACGACGCGGCCACGGTCGTCGCCGACAGGTACGACGGGGTGCCCGACGATGCGTGGTCGCGGCGCGGATTGCGCAGTAACGGCAGCGAGTTCACCGTCGCCACCATCGCGCTCTACCATCTGCACGACATCGTCCACCACGCGCACGACGTCGCGTCGATGTGA
- the aspS gene encoding aspartate--tRNA ligase — protein sequence MLRSHAAGSLRPADAGQTVTLAGWVARRRDHGGVIFIDLRDASGVSQVVFREGLEEGQILAAAHRLRAEFCVAVTGVVEVRPEGNENPEIPTGQIEVNATELTVLGESAPLPFQLDETAGEEARLKYRYLDLRREGPGNALRLRSKVNAAARAVLAEHDFVEIETPTLTRSTPEGARDFLVPARLQPGSFYALPQSPQLFKQLLMVAGMERYYQIARCYRDEDFRADRQPEFTQLDMEMSFVEADDVIAISEQVLKAVWATIGYDLPLPLPRISYEEAMRRFGSDKPDLRFGVELVECTKYFSDTTFRVFQAPYVGAVVMPGGASQPRRTLDGWQEFAKQRGHKGLAYVLVGEDGTLGGPVAKNLSDAERDGLTAHVGAEPGDCIFFAAGTAKGARALLGATRIEIAKRLDLIDPDAWAFTWVVDFPMFEPADEATAAGDVAVGSGAWTAMHHAFTAPKPESVDTFDTDPGNALSDAYDIVCNGNEIGGGSIRIHRRDLQERVFAMMGIDHDEAQDKFGFLLDAFSYGAPPHGGIAFGWDRITALLAGVDSIREVIAFPKSGGGVDPLTDAPAPITPQQRKESGIDAKPKDAG from the coding sequence GTGCTGCGCAGTCATGCCGCCGGTTCGTTGCGGCCCGCCGACGCCGGTCAGACGGTGACGCTGGCGGGATGGGTGGCGCGTCGCCGTGACCACGGCGGCGTCATCTTCATCGATCTGCGCGACGCCTCCGGGGTGTCGCAGGTGGTGTTCCGCGAGGGTCTTGAGGAAGGACAGATCCTCGCGGCCGCGCACCGGCTGCGTGCCGAGTTCTGCGTCGCGGTGACCGGTGTCGTCGAGGTGCGTCCCGAAGGCAACGAGAACCCCGAGATTCCCACCGGGCAGATCGAGGTCAATGCCACCGAGCTGACCGTGCTGGGGGAGAGCGCACCGCTGCCGTTCCAGCTCGACGAGACCGCCGGTGAGGAAGCGCGCCTGAAGTACCGCTACCTGGACCTGCGCCGCGAGGGCCCCGGCAACGCGCTGCGGCTGCGTTCCAAGGTCAACGCCGCGGCCCGCGCGGTGCTGGCCGAGCACGACTTCGTCGAGATCGAGACCCCGACCCTGACCCGGTCGACGCCCGAGGGTGCGCGCGACTTCCTGGTACCCGCGCGGCTGCAGCCCGGCTCGTTCTACGCGCTGCCGCAGAGCCCCCAGCTGTTCAAGCAGCTGCTGATGGTCGCGGGCATGGAACGCTACTACCAGATCGCGCGCTGCTACCGCGACGAGGATTTCCGCGCTGACCGCCAGCCCGAGTTCACCCAGCTCGACATGGAGATGAGCTTCGTCGAGGCCGACGACGTCATCGCGATCTCCGAGCAGGTGCTGAAGGCCGTGTGGGCCACCATCGGTTACGACCTGCCGCTGCCGCTGCCGCGGATCAGCTACGAAGAGGCCATGCGTCGGTTCGGCTCCGACAAGCCCGACCTGCGTTTCGGCGTCGAACTCGTCGAATGCACCAAGTACTTCTCCGACACCACCTTCCGTGTCTTCCAGGCGCCGTACGTCGGTGCCGTCGTCATGCCCGGCGGTGCGTCCCAGCCCCGCCGCACGCTCGACGGCTGGCAGGAATTCGCCAAGCAGCGCGGACACAAGGGTCTGGCGTACGTCCTCGTCGGCGAGGACGGCACCCTCGGCGGCCCGGTGGCCAAGAACCTGTCCGACGCCGAACGTGACGGACTGACCGCGCATGTCGGCGCCGAACCGGGTGACTGCATCTTCTTCGCGGCGGGCACCGCGAAGGGTGCCCGGGCGCTGCTCGGCGCCACGCGCATCGAGATCGCCAAGCGTCTCGACCTCATCGACCCGGACGCGTGGGCGTTCACCTGGGTGGTCGACTTCCCGATGTTCGAGCCCGCGGACGAGGCCACGGCCGCAGGCGACGTCGCCGTGGGCTCCGGCGCGTGGACCGCGATGCACCACGCGTTCACCGCGCCCAAGCCCGAATCGGTCGACACATTCGACACGGATCCCGGCAATGCGCTGTCGGACGCGTACGACATCGTCTGCAACGGCAACGAGATCGGTGGCGGCTCGATCCGTATCCATCGTCGCGATCTGCAGGAGCGGGTGTTCGCGATGATGGGCATCGACCACGACGAGGCGCAGGACAAGTTCGGCTTCCTGCTCGACGCGTTCTCCTACGGCGCCCCGCCGCACGGCGGCATCGCGTTCGGGTGGGACCGCATCACGGCGCTGCTCGCCGGCGTCGACTCGATCCGTGAGGTCATCGCCTTCCCGAAGTCCGGTGGTGGCGTCGACCCGCTGACCGACGCGCCCGCGCCGATCACGCCGCAGCAGCGCAAGGAGTCCGGGATCGACGCCAAACCCAAGGACGCGGGCTGA